A stretch of Perognathus longimembris pacificus isolate PPM17 chromosome 1, ASM2315922v1, whole genome shotgun sequence DNA encodes these proteins:
- the Ptpa gene encoding serine/threonine-protein phosphatase 2A activator isoform X3, giving the protein MEAFSGVTASCIALNGRTLAAVRAYADYIGFILTLNEGVKGKKLTFEYRVSEAIEKLVTLLNTLDRWIDETPPMDQPSRFGNKAYRTWYAKLDQEAENLVATVVPTHLAAAVPEVAVYLKEAVGNSTRIDYGTGHEAAFAAFLCCLCKIGVLRVDDQVAIVFKVFNRYLEVMRKLQKTYRMEPAGSQGVWGLDDFQFLPFIWGSSQLIDHPHLEPRHFVDEKAVTENHKDYMFLECILFITEMKTGPFAEHSNQLWNISAVPSWSKVNQGLIRMYKAECLEKFPVIQHFKFGSLLPIHPVSSG; this is encoded by the exons GTGTGACTGCCTCTTGCATTGCTTTGAATGGCCGTACACTGGCTGCAGTCAGG GCATATGCTGACTACATTGGATTCATCCTAACCCTCAACGAAGGTGTGAAGGGGAAGAAGCTGACCTTTGAGTACAGAGTCTCTGAG GCCATTGAGAAGCTGGTGACTCTTCTCAACACGCTGGACAGGTGGATTGATGAGACACCTCCAATGGACCAGCCTTCCCGATTTGGGAACAAGGCGTACAGGACTTGGTATGCCAAACTGGACCAG gaagctgaaaaccTGGTGGCCACCGTGGTCCCCACCCATTTGGCAGCTGCTGTGCCTGAAGTAGCCGTTTACCTGAAGGAGGCGGTGGGCAATTCCACACGCATTGACTATGGCACAG GGCACGAGGCAGCCTTTGCTGCTTTCCTCTGCTGTCTCTGCAAGATCGGGGTGCTCCGTGTCGATGACCAAGTGGCTATTGTCTTCAAGGTGTTCAATCG GTACCTGGAGGTTATGCGGAAACTCCAGAAAACGTACCGGATGGAGCCTGCCGGCAGCCAGGGGGTGTGGGGCCTGGATGACTTCCAGTTTCTGCCCTTTATCTGGGGCAGTTCGCAGCTGATAG ACCACCCACACCTGGAGCCCCGGCACTTTGTGGATGAGAAGGCCGTGACTGAGAACCACAAGGACTACATGTTTCTGGAATGCATCCTGTTTATCACTGAG ATGAAGACTGGCCCTTTTGCAGAACACTCCAACCAGCTGTGGAACATCAGCGCGGTCCCTTCCTGGTCCAAAGTGAACCAGGGCCTCATCCGCATGTATAAGGCTGAG tGCCTGGAGAAGTTCCCTGTGATCCAGCACTTCAAGTTTGGGAGCCTGCTGCCCATCCATCCTGTCTCATCTGGCTAG
- the Ier5l gene encoding immediate early response gene 5-like protein — translation MECALDAQSLISISLRKIHSSRTQRGGIKLHKNLLVSYVLRNARQLYLSERYAELYRRQQQQHQQQQPPHHQHQPLAYAAPGMPASAADFGPLQLGGGGDAEARDPVARHQLHQLHQLHQLHLQQQLHQHQHPAPRSCAAAAAAAAAAGAPAGGAGALSELPGCAAALQPPHGAPHRGQPLEPLPPGPTPLPPSPPAPAAAAAAALCPRDPRASTACSSPSAPPGTASPATAAASPPASSAPASSPGFYRGAYPAPSDFGVHCSSQTTVLDLDTHVVTTVENGYLHQDCCASAHCPCCGPGAPGPGLAPAAGCKRKYYPGPEEEDDEEEADAGDLGAEPPGGAPFAPCKRARFEDFCPDSSPDASNISNLISIFGSGFSGLVSRQPDSAEQQQPPPLNGQLCAKQALASLGAWTRAIVAF, via the coding sequence ATGGAGTGCGCCCTGGACGCGCAGAGCCTGATCAGCATCTCCCTGCGCAAGATCCACAGCTCGCGGACCCAGCGCGGCGGCATCAAGCTGCACAAGAACCTCCTGGTGTCCTACGTGCTCCGCAACGCGCGCCAGCTCTACCTGAGCGAGCGCTACGCCGAGCTCTACCggcgccagcagcagcagcaccagcagcagcaaccgccccaccaccagcaccagccgCTCGCGTACGCGGCGCCCGGCATGCCGGCCAGCGCGGCCGACTTCGGCCCGCTCCAACTTGGAGGTGGCGGGGACGCGGAGGCGCGCGATCCGGTCGCCCGGCACCAGCTGCACCAGCTCCACCAGCTCcatcagctccacctccagcagcagctgcaccagcaccagcacccgGCGCCCAGAAgctgcgcggcggcggcggcggcggcggcggcggccggggcgcccgcgggcggcgcgggggcgCTCTCCGAGCTCCCCGGGTGCGCCGCTGCGCTCCAGCCGCCGCACGGCGCGCCCCATCGCGGGCAGCCCTTGGAGCCGCTGCCGCCGGGTCCCACGCCTCTGCCCCCGTCGCCGccagcgcccgccgccgccgccgccgccgcgctctGCCCGCGGGACCCCCGCGCCTCGACCGCCTGCTCCTCGCCCTCCGCGCCCCCGGGGACCGCCTCTCCAGCCACTGCTGCCGCCTCCCCGCCCGCCTCCTcggcccccgcctcctcccctggCTTCTACCGGGGCGCGTACCCGGCCCCCTCGGACTTCGGCGTGCACTGCAGCAGCCAGACCACCGTGCTGGACCTGGACACTCACGTGGTGACCACGGTGGAGAACGGCTATTTGCACCAGGACTGCTGCGCCTCCGCCCACTGCCCCTGCTGTGGCCCGGGCGCCCCGGGACCCGGCCTGGCGCCCGCCGCGGGCTGCAAACGCAAGTATTACCCCGGCCCGGAGGAAGAGGACGACGAGGAGGAGGCGGACGCGGGCGATCTAGGGGCCGAGCCCCCCGGGGGCGCCCCGTTCGCCCCCTGCAAACGCGCTCGCTTCGAGGACTTCTGCCCGGACTCGTCCCCGGACGCGTCCAACATCTCAAACTTGATCTCCATCTTTGGCTCGGGCTTCTCCGGGCTGGTGAGCCGACAGCCGGACTCCGCCgagcagcagcagccgccgccgctCAACGGGCAGCTGTGCGCCAAGCAGGCGCTCGCCAGCCTCGGCGCCTGGACTCGAGCCATTGTCGCCTTCTAG